The Vannielia litorea genomic interval CATGCCGCATCGATCCGCACGCCGGTCTGCCCGGCGAGGTTGGCCTTGAGGAACTTCAGGTAGGCGAGAAAGGCGGCGTGGTGGGCGGCGGTGTCATAGTCTTCGCCCGGCTCGCCCTCGGGGAGGGGCACCTTGTAGCCTTCGCGCAGGGTGCGGCGGATTTTGACGAAGGCTTCCTCGCCCTCGGCCCGCAGGATGTGATGGCAGAACACGCGATGCGCCCGTTCCAGCGGGTGGGCGACGACCGAGAAACTGCGGCCACCCTTGTTTTGCCGTCGCCATTGGCGAAGGGTCTTTTGGTTGAAGCCGCGTTGCAGCGCCTCGGTCTCCGCTCCGTCGAGCGCGGCCATCCACGCCTCCACCGGGCCGAGGGCCGCGCCCTTCACCGGCATATGCAGGATCGGGCTTTTGGCGCAGGCGAGATAGGTGGGCACCACCCCGCCGCGCCGTGGCTCGAAGTTGGGGGTGCGGGTGAGGCCGAAGGTGTCGATCTTCGCGAGCGCGGCCTGCATCTCGTCGAAGTTGGCGACCTTTTCATCCAGCCCGCCGGGATTTTGCTTTTTCAGCTTGGTCGAAAGCTCTTCGAGCGGGGCCTCGCAGCCAAGATACCGCGCGAGGCCGTTCAGCACGCCAAGGTCGTTGATATCCTCATACGCGATGTAGAAGCCGGTTTGCCCGGTGATCTGCATCTCGTGCTGGAGCAGGAGATGAAACGCCTGCAACTCGGCCACCAGCGCTTCGAACTCGGCGCCATCGAAGCGGATTTTTGCGTCGCGCCGGTGTTTGGCATCGGTCAGCCGCCACTGGCCGGTCTCGGCGGCGATCTTGCGGCTGACGTAGCTCTCCAGCGGGTTGCGGGTGAGGATGACCTTGGCGCAGCGCGGGTCCGGCAGGCAGGCCTCCAGCACGCGGGGGTCGTGATCGTGGAAGAAGCGGAAGCCGGGCAGGCCCTTGGTGTTCTTCTTCATCCGGTCGATCAGGCGGAGCGGGTCGGCCTCGCGCGCGGCGAGGGTCATGTCGAACAGTTCCTTGGTGTTATGGTGCCCGACGAAATGCGGATTGAAGGCCTCGCCGTAGCAGTGCAGCCCGTCGAACCGGTTGATGTTCTCTTCAAGGTAATTGGAGCCCGTGCGCATCTCGCCGAAGATCACGAAGTAGTCGAAACGGGCACTCATTTTAGGGTCACTTCTTTACCAGATAGGGGCGCTGGGCGTCGGCGGAGGTGGGCACCAGCGCGGGATCGACCGGGAAATCGCCGGCAAGATAGGGGTTCATCCCCTGGTTCTTCAGGGTTTGCAGGAAGCGGCCGAAGCCGTTGAGATCATGCATCAGCGGCGCTGCGGTGAGGCGGCGGCGGGCGCCGGGCATGATATCGTCCATGATGGTCTGGAGGTTGTTCATCGGGTCTTCGATGAATTCCGCCAGCGTCCAGATCCGGACCCGCGCCTTGGCGTAGGGCGAGCGCAGGGTGCGCATATGCTCGGCCTCGATGGATTGCAGCCTCGCGGCCTCCTTGCGGACGACCGATGAATTGATGCCCAGCTTGAACAGGCCAATCGCCCAAGCCCCGGTGATGACCGAGATCTGCGCCTTGGGATCGGTGGCGATGAACCACTCGATCTTCTGGCTGTCGCCCGGGCCGAACTGGAACATCTGCCGCTCGCCGCGGGTGTTCCAGATCAGGCTGGTCAGAAAGGCCTCGGGGTTGTGGTCGCGCAGCAGGGCGCTGTCGGGCAGGTTGCCGTTGTAGGTTGGCTCGCCGCCCGCGTAATTGACCCTGTCGGGGGCGAAGAGATGGCCATGGACCCGGCCACCGGCAGTTTTGCCAAGCCATGTATCGAAGTTGGAGAACAGCTCGGAAAACCCCTCGAACACCGAGTAGGACTCCGAGGTCTTGCCGTTTTCCCAGTCGCGGTTGGGGAAGCGGCTCTGCATGTAGAGGCCGGGGCGGCCGAGCGTGCGGCGGTCGACGGCCTTGGCAAACAGCCGGTCGATCTTGGAGGGGTTCGGCTCGGCGTTCTTGGTGACCTTCGGGTCGTTCGACAGGAAGGAGGCATAGAGCCGGTTGGCTTGCGGCCAGATCTTGCGGGCGACGAAGCAGTCGGAGCGGCGCAGGAGCTGCAGGTGATCGTCGTAGAAGATGTGCGGCTTGCCCTGAAAGTCGAACTTGGAAAGCGTCAGCGAGCGGCTCTCCACATCGTTGGAATAGACCCGGACGATGGATTGAAAGTAGCTCTCGTCGGGGATCCAGACGCGCTTGAAGTAGCGGTCGTAGAGCGGGCGGTCGGGATCGGTGAGGATGGCCTCGAGGGTCGGACGCGAGAGGCACCACCATTGCGAGCCGAGGTGCGGCACCAGCCCCTTGGGCACCCTGCGCTTGAACCGCACGGCCCGTTGCAAGGCGACGTACCGGTCGAACAGGAAGCGCTGTTTCTTCCATGAGAATGGGAAGCGCAGGGTAAACCGCTCGCTGTCGAAGCCGCCCTTGGTCCATGTCACGTCTTCGATGGTGACGCTTTCGATGAAGTCGGTGCGCGGGCGGGCCTTGAGGTAGGCGCGCAGCTCCTGCACCGGGCGAAGCGGCAGGCATGAGCCGGAGGCGAGATAGACGTGGCTGACCTCGGGGTGCTGCTCCAGCATGATCTCCGCCGCCTTCTGGGTGGCGGCGACGATGTTCCATGTGCCCCACTCGCAGAGGTAGCGCGGCGCGAAGCTGACGTTGTCGAGATCGGCGAGCGAGGCGGTGAGCTTTTCGTAGGCCTTGCGCGGCACCTTCTTGTCGCAGTGGATGACGATGGGGCAGCCGCTGGTGGCCCAGTGCCGGGCAGTCTGGCTGGCGCGGTCGAGCGCGGTATGCACGAGCATCACGAAGCCGACCATCAGGCCCAGTTCCCCTTGGACATCAGCCCGAGAATTTCGAGCTGCCGCCAGTTGATGTAGCGCTCGCTCCACTTGGTCCAGAAATCAGGATTGTCGCGCAGCACGCGGGCGTAGGCCTTGTACTCGTGGCTCGCCGCATAGTGCTGGCCGCGCTCCAGCTCCTCCTCGGACTTGGCGGAGAAGGTATCGAGAAACTTGGCGTGGAGCAGGATGCCCGAGGCCTTCTCGCCGCCCCACTCATCGTAGGTCAGGTTCAGGCCGCGGGGCAGCAGCATGTGGGTGGAGCTGACATAGGTGTAGCTGCGATCCCATTTCACCAGCGGAATCTTGTTGAGCGCGGGCGCCCGCTCGGGGGCATCGCCAAAGAAGGCACGGGCGCGGGGGCCGCCCTGAATCCACAGGTTGCCATACATGGCGTTGCGGGTGATCTGGTAGTTGCCGCTGTCGAAATAGCTGGCGATCTCGAGCGGGTTCTGCCCCTCGCTGTAGGGTAACGCATCGAGCGGCCCCTTTGGATACATGTCGAGCAGCATGGCCGAGAAGGACTTGATCGAGGAGGCATCGAGCCAGTCGGTCAGGGCGCGGATGGGCCGGGTATCGCAGAACGGGTAGACGAAGAACTCATCGACATCGACCACGAGCGCCCAATGCCCGTGGGCGTATCTGCGTTGCAGCCAGTTGAGCCAGTCGACCCCGAAGCGGGCGCGTTTGTAGCTGTGCTCGGTGGTCCAGAGCGAGACATCGCCCTGATCGGCCAGGTATTCGCGTGAGCCGTCATCGGAGCCGTTATCGACGATGAAGAAATGCGCGATGCCGAGCTTGCGGTAATAATCCAGAAAATAGGGCAGGCGGATGCGCTCGTTGCGCAGGGTGACAAAGGCGAGCACATCGCCGGGGCGGACGGCGGCGCTGCGGTTGGCCACTGAGGATAGCTCACGCCGCTTGCGCAAAGCGCGGATGCGCCAGCGTTTCCGCTGGAGCCGCAAGCGGTATGATCTCAAAGCGCCCAACTCAATCCTTCGCCCCGGGGGCATGGCGGAACCGCGGTATCAGGTTACGCTTAAAACTGTGTTGAAATGCGACTCCCACGTAGGGAGCGTCGCCAACTCCACCTCGTCCGACGGCCCCGCACCGTTCGTTGTTGCCATTTCATAAATGGTCTTGGCCCATAGATAGCTATCGTTCCCATCCAGGTAAACTGGCAATTCCCCGAGAAATTCACGGTAAACCGTTAGGTTATTGGCCAGCGCCGGGGTGCCGAGGGCGAGTGCTTCGGCGGGCGGCAGGCCGAAGCCTTCGGCGTGGGAGGGGAAGAGGGCGGCACAGGCACCTGCGGTGAGCGCGGCGACGGCCCCATCGGAGAGGCCGGGCAGCTCATGGATCGGTGCGCCGCTTTCGCGCAGGGCGTCGAGCCGGGCGAAGAGGGCCTCGTTGTTCCAGCCGCGGCTGCCGATGATGAAGAGCGCGGGCGTTTTGCCGGGCATCTCGGCGAGTTTCTCCCATGCGTCGAGCAGGAGCGCGTGGTTCTTGCGCGGCTCGATGGTGCCCGTGGTCACGAAATAGGGGGTGCCGGTTGGCAAGCCTTCGGGCAGGTCGCCGGGCCGAGGTGCAGGGCGCTCTACCCCGAGCAGGGCCACCGTGGCCTCCGGCATTCGGCCGAACTGGCCGAACCAATGGGCGGTGCGGCTGCGGGTGTCTTCGGAGTTGCAGATCAGCCGGGTGGCGTGGCGGCTGACCCGCCGCATGGCTGCCTCGAATTTTTCGGGCTGCCCCTCGCGCTGGTACTGCGGGTAATCGAGCGGGATCATGTCGTGGATCAGCACGGTGATCTCGGCGCCCTGCGCGCGGAAGGCGGTGAGCACCCGCTCGGTGAGGTTGGAGTGGCCCACGTTGAGGTAGCGCGTGCCTTTGGGCAGGTGCCGCGCCAGCATGGCGCTCAGGCGCGGGCGGGGGCAGGAGGCGCGGGCGAGCCTGCGGATATCGGCATGCACGCGGCGCTGGAGCGCGTTGAGCCGCCGGTTGAGTAATCCGCGCAGATCGGCCCGGCCCCATTGCCCGCCCCCGTCCAGCCGCTCGGCCAGCAGCGCCACGCCCTCGCGGTCGAGCAGGGCGAAGGAGAGCGGCTGACGGATCAGGGCAAAGAGCGGCGCGTCTTCGGCCAGCAGCCTGTCGAGATAGGCGCGTTCGACCCGGTCCACCCCGGTAAGCGGCCCGCGTCCGACACGGGAGACGAGCCGCGACAGATCTAGGCAGCGGGGCCGGTCGGAGGAGGAGGGCTCAGCGCTCATAGGGCGCGGACTGATGCCAGCGCCATGCGTCGGCGATCATGGTGGCCATATCGGAGCGCTGCGGCGCCCAGCCCAGCTCTTCGACCGCGCGGCGGCTGCCGGAGACCAGTGCGGTGGCATCGCCGGGGCGGCGCGCGCCCTCGATCATCGGCACCTCGCGGTTGGTCACGGTACGGCTGGCATCGACCACCTCGCGGACCGAGAAGCCATCGCCAGAGCCGAGGCAGAAGACCCGGCTCTCGCGGCCCGACTTGAGCCACTCCAGCCCCTTCACATGGGCATCGACCAGATCGGAGACATGCACGTAGTCGCGGATGCAGGTGCCGTCGGGCGTGTTGTAATCGGTGCCGTAGATGGTGAGCGCATCGCGTTTGCCGGCGATGGCATCGAGCATCAGGGGGATCAGGTGGGTCTCGGGCAGGTGCTGCTCGCCCACCTCTGCCTCCGGGTCCGACCCGGCGACGTTGAAGTAGCGGAAGATAACCGAGCGCAGCCCGTGGGCGGCCTCGAAATCGCCGAGCAGTTGCTCGATGGCGAGCTTGGAACTGCCGTAGGCATTGATCGGCTTCTGCTCGGTCTCCTCATCCAGCAGCACGCCATCCTGGTCGCCATAGGTGGCGCAGGTGGAGGAGAAGACGAAGTTGAGGCACCCGGCGGCTACAGCGGCATCGGCGAGGTTGGCCGCGCCGGTCACGTTCTCGCGCCAGTATTTGCCAGGATCGCGCATGCTCTCGCCCACCAGCGACAGCGCGGCGAAGTGCATCACCGCCACGGGGCGATAGGTGGCGAAGGCGGTGTCTATGCTGGCGCGGTCCAGCAGGTCGCCCTCATGGAGCGGGCCGAACTTGACCGCATCTCGCCAACCGGTGGAGAGGTTGTCGAAGGCCACGGGCACATAGCCCGCCGCCTTCAGCGCCTTGCAGGCATGGGCGCCGATAAAGCCTGCGCCCCCTGTGACCAGAACATGCTCAGCCATCGGGGCGGGCCTTTACTGGGCGGCTTTCTCGCTGGCCACCAGCTCTTGCAGGTAGCCCCAAAGCTCGTCGCGCAGCTCGTCGCGGCCAAGCCCGAAGGAGACGGTGGCTTGCAGGAAGCCTGCCTTGGAGCCGCAGTCGAAGCGCTCGCCGTTGAAACGGTAGCCGTAGACGCCCTCTTTGCCGCCGATCTCCTCGGCGATGGCGTCGGTGAGTTGAATCTCGCCGCCGGTGCCCTTGTGCTTCTTGTTGAGGTTGTTCAGCACCTTGGGGGTGAGGATGTAGCGGCCGATCACGGCGAGGTTGGAGGGGGCATCCTCGGGCTTGGGCTTTTCGACCATGCCGGAGACCTTCACAAGGCTGCCGTTGTCTTCTTCGACCGCCAGAAGGCCGTAAGCGCCGGCCTTGGATTGCGGCACTTCCATCGCGGCGACCATGCAGCCACCGGTCTCGTTATGCGCCTCGACCATCTGCTGGAGGCAGGGCTTTTCGGCTGCGATCACGTCATCTGGGAGGATCACGGCGAAGGGTTCATTGCCGATCAGGCGGCGGGCGCACCACACGGCGTGGCCGAGGCCGAGCGCTTTGTGCTGGCGGATATAGGCGATGGCGCCGCTTTCCATGTTGGTGTTCTTGAGCACCTCCATGAGCTGGTCCTTGCCCTTTTTGCGCAGTTCCTGCTCCAGCACGGGGGCGTGGTCGAAGTAATCCTCCAGCGCGCCTTTTCCGCGCGAGGTGACGAAGATGAACTCCTTGATCCCCGCCGCGCGCGCCTCGTCGATGGCGTATTGGATCAGCGGTCGGTCAACCAGGGTCATGATCTCCTTGGGGATGGATTTGGTCGCCGGGAGAAATCGTGTTCCGAGCCCCGCCACCGGGAAGATCGCCTTGGTCACTTTTTTCATTTTGGTCTCTTCAATCTGCTTCAGTCACATGGGCTTCGCCGGGGCGTGGCACTGTTGGCCGAGACGATAGGCGCAAACCCGTGAGGAAGAAACAGCCAAGCGCCCCATTTTGTTGCACTCGGGGCGGGATTCACGGGCGCGTGTTGGCCTATGGCCCGCGATTTGGGCGAAGGTCAGCTCTCGGGGCTGCGAAAAGTGGCAATCCGTGCCCGCTCGCGGGCAATCCGGGCGGCGCGGCGCCAGAGGCGGAAGGGCGGGTCGCTGCGCAGGGAGCGGCCGAAGAGGCCGCCGCGCTGGAC includes:
- a CDS encoding sulfotransferase domain-containing protein, whose translation is MSARFDYFVIFGEMRTGSNYLEENINRFDGLHCYGEAFNPHFVGHHNTKELFDMTLAAREADPLRLIDRMKKNTKGLPGFRFFHDHDPRVLEACLPDPRCAKVILTRNPLESYVSRKIAAETGQWRLTDAKHRRDAKIRFDGAEFEALVAELQAFHLLLQHEMQITGQTGFYIAYEDINDLGVLNGLARYLGCEAPLEELSTKLKKQNPGGLDEKVANFDEMQAALAKIDTFGLTRTPNFEPRRGGVVPTYLACAKSPILHMPVKGAALGPVEAWMAALDGAETEALQRGFNQKTLRQWRRQNKGGRSFSVVAHPLERAHRVFCHHILRAEGEEAFVKIRRTLREGYKVPLPEGEPGEDYDTAAHHAAFLAYLKFLKANLAGQTGVRIDAAWASQAAVIQGFAELGQPDMVIREDQLALGLSQLLAQCEIESSVAPEPPEEAGAMLLDAILDDDIEQAAIDAYQRDYLAFGFKRLRNS
- the galU gene encoding UTP--glucose-1-phosphate uridylyltransferase GalU, with amino-acid sequence MKKVTKAIFPVAGLGTRFLPATKSIPKEIMTLVDRPLIQYAIDEARAAGIKEFIFVTSRGKGALEDYFDHAPVLEQELRKKGKDQLMEVLKNTNMESGAIAYIRQHKALGLGHAVWCARRLIGNEPFAVILPDDVIAAEKPCLQQMVEAHNETGGCMVAAMEVPQSKAGAYGLLAVEEDNGSLVKVSGMVEKPKPEDAPSNLAVIGRYILTPKVLNNLNKKHKGTGGEIQLTDAIAEEIGGKEGVYGYRFNGERFDCGSKAGFLQATVSFGLGRDELRDELWGYLQELVASEKAAQ
- the galE gene encoding UDP-glucose 4-epimerase GalE produces the protein MAEHVLVTGGAGFIGAHACKALKAAGYVPVAFDNLSTGWRDAVKFGPLHEGDLLDRASIDTAFATYRPVAVMHFAALSLVGESMRDPGKYWRENVTGAANLADAAVAAGCLNFVFSSTCATYGDQDGVLLDEETEQKPINAYGSSKLAIEQLLGDFEAAHGLRSVIFRYFNVAGSDPEAEVGEQHLPETHLIPLMLDAIAGKRDALTIYGTDYNTPDGTCIRDYVHVSDLVDAHVKGLEWLKSGRESRVFCLGSGDGFSVREVVDASRTVTNREVPMIEGARRPGDATALVSGSRRAVEELGWAPQRSDMATMIADAWRWHQSAPYER
- a CDS encoding glycosyltransferase family 4 protein; translation: MSAEPSSSDRPRCLDLSRLVSRVGRGPLTGVDRVERAYLDRLLAEDAPLFALIRQPLSFALLDREGVALLAERLDGGGQWGRADLRGLLNRRLNALQRRVHADIRRLARASCPRPRLSAMLARHLPKGTRYLNVGHSNLTERVLTAFRAQGAEITVLIHDMIPLDYPQYQREGQPEKFEAAMRRVSRHATRLICNSEDTRSRTAHWFGQFGRMPEATVALLGVERPAPRPGDLPEGLPTGTPYFVTTGTIEPRKNHALLLDAWEKLAEMPGKTPALFIIGSRGWNNEALFARLDALRESGAPIHELPGLSDGAVAALTAGACAALFPSHAEGFGLPPAEALALGTPALANNLTVYREFLGELPVYLDGNDSYLWAKTIYEMATTNGAGPSDEVELATLPTWESHFNTVLSVT
- a CDS encoding beta-1,6-N-acetylglucosaminyltransferase; protein product: MMVGFVMLVHTALDRASQTARHWATSGCPIVIHCDKKVPRKAYEKLTASLADLDNVSFAPRYLCEWGTWNIVAATQKAAEIMLEQHPEVSHVYLASGSCLPLRPVQELRAYLKARPRTDFIESVTIEDVTWTKGGFDSERFTLRFPFSWKKQRFLFDRYVALQRAVRFKRRVPKGLVPHLGSQWWCLSRPTLEAILTDPDRPLYDRYFKRVWIPDESYFQSIVRVYSNDVESRSLTLSKFDFQGKPHIFYDDHLQLLRRSDCFVARKIWPQANRLYASFLSNDPKVTKNAEPNPSKIDRLFAKAVDRRTLGRPGLYMQSRFPNRDWENGKTSESYSVFEGFSELFSNFDTWLGKTAGGRVHGHLFAPDRVNYAGGEPTYNGNLPDSALLRDHNPEAFLTSLIWNTRGERQMFQFGPGDSQKIEWFIATDPKAQISVITGAWAIGLFKLGINSSVVRKEAARLQSIEAEHMRTLRSPYAKARVRIWTLAEFIEDPMNNLQTIMDDIMPGARRRLTAAPLMHDLNGFGRFLQTLKNQGMNPYLAGDFPVDPALVPTSADAQRPYLVKK
- a CDS encoding glycosyltransferase family 2 protein; translated protein: MPPGRRIELGALRSYRLRLQRKRWRIRALRKRRELSSVANRSAAVRPGDVLAFVTLRNERIRLPYFLDYYRKLGIAHFFIVDNGSDDGSREYLADQGDVSLWTTEHSYKRARFGVDWLNWLQRRYAHGHWALVVDVDEFFVYPFCDTRPIRALTDWLDASSIKSFSAMLLDMYPKGPLDALPYSEGQNPLEIASYFDSGNYQITRNAMYGNLWIQGGPRARAFFGDAPERAPALNKIPLVKWDRSYTYVSSTHMLLPRGLNLTYDEWGGEKASGILLHAKFLDTFSAKSEEELERGQHYAASHEYKAYARVLRDNPDFWTKWSERYINWRQLEILGLMSKGNWA